A window from Melopsittacus undulatus isolate bMelUnd1 chromosome Z, bMelUnd1.mat.Z, whole genome shotgun sequence encodes these proteins:
- the PHAF1 gene encoding phagosome assembly factor 1: MLDLEVVPERSLGNEQWEFTLGMPLSQAVAILQKHCRIIKNVQVLYSEQSPLSHDLILNLTQDGIKLLFDAFNQRLKVIEVYDLTKVKLKYCGVHFNSQAIAPTIEQIDQSFGATHPGVYNSAEQLFHLNFRGLSFSFQLDSWTETPKYEPNFAHGLASLQIPHGATVKRMYIYSGNSLQDTKAPLMPLSCFLGNVYAENVDVLRDGTGPSGLRLRLLTAGCGPGVLADAKMRVFERCVYFGDSCQDVLSTLGSPHKVFYKSEDKMKIHSPSPHKQVPSKCNDYFFNYFTLGLDILFDANTHKVKKFVLHTNYPGHYNFNIYHRCEFKIPLVIKRDSADSQTEVCTTYSKWDSIQDLLGHPVEKPVVLHRSSSPNNTNPFGSTFCFGLQRMIFEVMQNNHIASVTLYGPTRPSSQLRTSDLPQ; the protein is encoded by the exons ATGCTAGATCTGGAGGTGGTGCCCGAGCGGTCTCTGGGGAACGAGCAATGGGAGTTCACCTTGG GAATGCCATTGTCTCAGGCCGTAGCAATCCTTCAGAAACACTGTCGCATTATCAAAAATGTCCAGGTTCTCTACAGTGAGCAG TCACCGCTTAGCCATGACCTCATCCTTAACCTGACTCAGGATGGAATCAAACTGCTGTTTGATGCTTTCAATCAGAGACTTAAG gtgATTGAAGTTTATGACTTGACTAAGGTGAAGTTAAAATATTG tggtgTCCATTTTAACTCTCAGGCAATTGCTCCAACCATAGAACAAATTGATCAGTCATTTGGAGCAACGCATCCAGGAG tgTATAATTCAGCTGAGCAGCTCTTTCACCTCAATTTCAGAGgactctcattttcttttcaattagaCTCCTGGACTGAAACTCCGAAGTACGAG CCTAACTTTGCCCATGGTCTGGCCTCTCTGCAAATTCCACATGGTGCGACTGTGAAACGCATGTACATCTACAGTGGAAACAGTCTGCAGGATACCAA GGCTCCCTTGATGCCTCTCAGCTGTTTCCTTGGTAATGTGTATGCTGAGAACGTTGATGTTCTGAGAGATGGAACTGGGCCCTCAGGTTTACGGCTTCGCCTCCTCACTGCAG GCTGTGGCCCAGGTGTTTTAGCCGATGCAAAAATGCGGGTATTTGAGCGTTGTGTGTACTTCGGTGATTCATGCCAGGACGTGCTGAGCACCCTGGGGTCTCCCCACAAAGTCTTCTACAAGTCTGAAGATAAG ATGAAAATCCATTCACCCTCGCCCCATAAGCAGGTCCCATCAAAGTGCAATGACTACTTCTTCAATTATTTCACACTTGGACTG GATATTCTCTTTGATGCAAACACTCACAAAGTGAAGAAATTTGTCCTGCATACAAATTATCCTGGTCATTACAACTTTAACAT TTACCATCGCTGTGAATTCAAGATTCCACTAGTCATTAAGCGAG ACAGTGCTGATTCACAGACAGAAGTATGTACAACATACAGCAAG TGGGACAGTATTCAGGATCTTCTGGGGCACCCTGTAGAGAAGCCAGTGGTACTTCACAG GTCATCATCTCCGAACAACACTAATCCATTTGGGTCAACTTTTTGCTTTGGACTGCAACGAATGATCTTTGAG GTGATGCAGAATAATCACATAGCTTCTGTTACTCTCTATGGCCCAACAAGGCCCAGCAGCCAGTTGAGAACATCGGACCTTCCCCAGTGA